TGCCATTTTGGTTGTTTTTGTTAATGCCAGTAACTATTTGGAAATAAGAGGCGATTTCCTTCACTTAAAACAAACTAACTAACAAAATTCATGTATAATATTGATCATGATGGAGAATAAAATGCCACACACACCATCGGTGGCATCATATCTATTTCCTTAATATGGTTCTgattaaaacaaaattattttgcACTACATTagtttcccccttgttttctCATTTATTTCTTGTACATGGCTGTGAACTAGTTTAAGCTGACTAGCAATATGTTTACAATGCAGctaaaggaaagagaaaacagaCTGAAGGAGATAGTGATGATATAACTGGATGGCGGAAGAAACAGCTAGATGAAGACCGCGCAAAGAAACTTCGTCAAGGACAAGGCCGTGATGAGCAGGATGGCCAGTATAAGAATGGCCAAGCTGGCGAAGGAGAATCTTATGGTTCCTTAGGAAAAGATGGATCtttgggaagaggaggagccaaCAGAGATGGGAAGATGGGACAGTTTGCTGGGGTGGGGACAGACATGGGAGGAGGGCATGAGTTCTCTGGATTTGCTGGTGGTAGTAGTGAACATATGGGACATACTGGAAATGGTGCTGGTGGAGGAATGGGTGGTTTGGGTGGCATGGGTTCACTGCATGGTAAAGATGCTATGTTAGGTGGCACAGGAACTGGATCTGGAGGTGCAGGTGGACTGCAAACTTCAGGTGGTTCCACACTTAATGGAGCAAGTGGGCCAGGAGCTGGGtttggtggtgctggtggagtaGGTGGCCTCTATGGCAAGGATGGGATGGTAGGTGGAGCTGGTGCTGGTGGAGTAGGTGGACTCTACGGCAAGGATGGGATGCTAGGTGGAGCTGGTGCTGGGGGAGCTGGCAGTGCTGGCAGAGAAGGTGGACTTTATGGTAAGGATGGCATGCTTGGTGgaggtggtggtgctggtggagtaGGGGGACTTTATGGCAAGGATGGGATGCTAGGGGGAGCTGGTGCTGGTGGAGTAGGTGGACTCTACGGCAAGGATGGGATGCTAGGTGGAGCTGGTGCTGGGGGAGCTGGCGGTGCTGGGGGAGTAGGTGGACTTTATGGGAAGGATGGTATGTTAGGTGgagctggtggtgctggtggagcAGGTGGACTCTACGGCAAGGATGGGATGCTAGGTGGAGCTGGTGCTGGTGGAGCAGGTGGACTCTATGGCAAGGATGGGATGctagctggagctggagctgggggAGCTGGTGGTGCTGGTGTAGGTGGATTTTATGGTAAGGATGGTATGTTAggtggtgctggtgctggtggagctggtggtgctggtggacTTCATGGCAAGGATGGGGTGCTAGGTggagctggggctggtggagctGGTTGTCCTGGTGGATTTGGGGGACATTATGGCCAGGATGGTATGTTAGGTGGTGCTGGTGGACCTGGCAGTGCTGGTGGAGTAGGTGGACTTTATGGGAAGGATGGTATGTTAGGTGgagctggtggtgctggtggagcAGGTGGACTCTACGGCAAGGATGGGATGCTAGGTGGAGCTGGTGCTGGTGGAGCAGGTGGACTCTATGGCAAGGATGGGATGctagctggagctggagctgggggAGCTGGTGGTGCTGGTGTAGGTGGATTTTATGGTAAGGATGGTATGTTAggtggtgctggtgctggtggagctggtggtgctggtggacTTCATGGCAAGGATGGGGTGCTAGGTggagctggggctggtggagctGGTTGTCCTGGTGGATTTGGGGGACATTATGGCCAGGATGGTATGTTAGGTGGTGCTGGTGGACCTGGCAGTGCTGGTGGAGTAGGTGGACTTTATGGTAAGGATGGTATGTTAGGTGGAGCTGgtgctggtggtgctggtggatTTGGGGGACTTTATGGCAAGGATGGTATGTTAGGTGGAGCTGGTGCTGGTGGAGCCACCGGTGCTGGTGGAGTAGGGGGACTTTATGGCAAGGATGGGATGCTAGGTGGAGCTGGTGCTGGTGGAcctggtggtgctggtggagtaGGGGGAACTTATGGTAAGGATGGTATGTTAGGTGGAGCTGGCACTGAGGGTGCTGGTGGAGTGGGTGGACTTTACGGGAAAGATGGTTTTCTAGGTGGAGCTGGTGGACTTGATGGTGCTGGTGGAGTAGGTGGACTTTGTGGCAAAGACGGTCTGCCAATTGGAGCTGGTCAActtggtggtgctggtggagtaGGTGGACTGTATGGGAAGGATGGTTTCTTAGGcagtggtggtgctggtggaatgggtggtgctggtggtgtAGGAGGTCCTTATGGTAAGGATGGAATGCTAGGCAGAACTGGACCTGACGGAcctggtggtgctggtggagtaGGTGGACTCTACGGCAAGGATGGGATGCTAGGTGGAGCTGGAGCTGGCGGACCTGGTGGGATTGGTGGAGTAGGTGGAGTAGGTGGTGCTGGTGGAGTAGGTGGACTTTATGGCCAGGATGGTATGTTAGCTGGTGCTGGTGGACCTGGTGGTGCAGGTGGAATAGGGGGACTTTATGGCAAGGATGGAATGCTAGGTGGAGCTGGTGCTGGTGGAcctggtggtgctggtggagtaGGGGGACTTTATGGGAAGGATGGAATGCTAGGTGGAGCTGGTGCTGGTGGAcctggtggtgctggtggagtaGGGGGACTTTATGGGAAGGATGGAATGCTAGGTGGAGCTGGTGCTGGCAGAGTAGGTGGTGCTGGTGGAGTAGGGGGACTTTATGGGAAGGATGGAATGCTAGGTGGAGCTGGTGCTGGTGGAcctggtggtgctggtggagtaGGGGGACTTTATGGGAAGGATGGAATGCTAGGTGGAGCTGGTATTGGCGGACCTGGTGGTACTGGTGGAGTAGGTGGACTTTATGGCAAGGATGGAATGCTAGATGGAGCTGGTGCTGGCGGAcctggtggtgctggtggagtaGGGGGACTTTATGGCAAGGATGGTGTGTTAGGTGGAGCTGGTGCTGGTGGAGTAGGGGGACTTTATGGTAAGGATGGTGTTTTAGGTGgagctggtgctggtgctggtgctggtgctggcgGACCTGGTGGTACTGGTGGAGTAGGGGGACTATATGGTCAGGATGGTGTGTTAGGTGGAGCTGGTGCTGGTGGACTTGGTGGTACTGGTGGAGTAGGTGGACTTTATGATAAGGATGGTGTTTTAGGTGGAGCTGGTGCTGGTGGAcctggtggtgctggtggagtaGGTGGACTTCATGGCAAGGATGGTATGTTAGCTGGAACTGCTGCTGGCGGAcctggtggtgctggtggagcTGGCGGTGCTGGTGGAGTAGGTGGACTCTATGGCAAGGATGGGATGCTAGGTGGAGCCGGTGCTGGGGTAACTGGCGGTGCTGGGGGAGTAGGTGGACTTTATGGTCAGGATGGTGTGTTAGGTGgagctggtggtgctggtggagtaGGTGGACTCTACGGCAAGGATGGGGTGCTAAGTGGAGCTGGTGCTGGGGGAGCCGGCAGTGCTGGGGGAGTAGGTGGACTTTATGGTAAGGATGGTATGttagctggagctggagctggagctggagctggcgGACCTGGCGGTGCTGGTGGGgttggtggtgctggtggagtaGGGGGACTTTATGGCAAGGATGGGATGCTAGGTGGAGCTGGTGCTGGCGGActtggtggtgctggtggtgctggtggagtaGGTGGACTTTATGGCAAGGATGGTATGTTAGGTGGAGCTGGTGCTGGCGGACCTGGTGGTGCTGGCGGCATTGGTGGGCTCTATGGTAAGGATGGAATGCCAAGTCGACCAGGCATTGGTGGACTTGGTGGTGCTGGTGGCACAGACAGGCTGCTTGACAGTACTGGTGTTTCTGGTGCAGAAGGTATGAGAGGTCATCATGGTAAGGATGGTGTGCTTCCTGGGGTTGGTGGTGTTGGGTTAAGAGGTGTAGGGAGCACCGGTGACCTTTATGGTCAGGCAAGTACTTTACATGGAACTGAGGGTGGTGGTGCTGGCACTGAATTAGGAGGCATGGGTGGCATGATGGATCGAACTGGCGGAGCTGGCACCAAGTATGGTGTATCAGGTGAGGGTTATGGTGAAGGAGGGATAGGTAAGGATGGCAGGGTTAGTGGAACTGGTGCTGGTGGTCTTAGTGGTGAAGGATGGTTGGATGGTAGGGATGGTAGGCTAGGTGGATTTGGTGTTGGTCCAGGAGTTAGAGGTGTTGATGGATCCCTGTATGAGAATATGTCAGGCATTCCTGGTGAAGAGTTCCTAGGCTATGGACAGTCTTCTGGCCTTTCTGACGCTGGAACCCATGCTGGTGACAGAAGAAGACAGCTGTCTAACTTAGATGCCAGTCAACTTACTTCATCTGATATTTCAAGAACCAGGGacaggaaagggagaggaggaagtcTTCTTGAAGAGGATGTGAGaggtatttatatatttatgaacacagtaagcccacaacttttgCTCACTTCTTTTTTTTACGTGACCACAACCTTATGCAGGAGatcaaaaatatatatgtaaattgGAAAAATGTGGGGGGAATTCAAatacgcttttttaaaaaattcagaaaaaagCAAGAGAGCAGGGAACAACAGTTGGCAATCCCATCAGCCTTTGTACTCACCCTGGGAGAGTGTTTGAGCGTCTTTAGAGAGTTGGAGTTAGAGAACCAGATAATGAGATAGGGCACAGAGAGCAAGCAAATGTGGTCTGAGAGTGAGTGGAGGGTCATCTGAGAATTCCTGGCTTTATGTGTTTTTGCCGGACCTTcatgtaagttgcaggcttactgtaattTATTGTGTccctgtttcatttatttgtgtttataacatttctcatgtttttaaagatgttttcTTTAATAGTCTCTTCTATCTCTTTTGTTTGCACAGAATCACATCCCCGTTTCAACCAAGGGTTATTTGACCTCCATGCACCAAAAGGAAAACCAGCTGTGTTAACTTGCAGCCTCAACAATGACCAGCTTGAGGGAACTTGGTTTAAAGATGGGTTCAAGGTAACTTGAAAGCAGTAAACTTCTCAAGAATGTATTTTTAGTCTTATACTCATCTTTTTCACTTTAATTTTTTATCTTGAAATAAAGCTTCCATAATGCAGACAACAAGCAGGAGGAACACAATGCCTAACTTTGCCTCTTGTTGTTATCAACCAAAGATGGGTCATGTCTAAAACCAGTTTAGAAAAAAATAGCTGACTttatgactctctctctctctgtttgctgTAATGGTCCATGTAATTTCTGAGAGAGAATATTTCTTTACCTTCTGTCTACCTCCCCACAAGATAACAGGCCAGGATGGAATCTCCATTGAGAAGGAGGGCCCAGTCCACAAACTATTAATAGATGAAGTACAAGATAGCCATGCTGGAAAATACAAATTCGAAGCTGGAGGAGTCCGAACAGAAGCATCTATTTTTGTTGAAGGCAAGTCTAATCAAGCCTAGTAGAGAAAATGGTGCTAAAATTGCTACTGGTTGAATTATGCTCTTAGTATTATATGATTTTGTGGGACATATAGTGCTGGAAAACATGATGAAGTGTCTGAATTAACAATCCACATAAACCAGATCTCATTGTctcaaaagcagagagagagaaccttgGTCATTTCAGAATGGCTCTGCTAAACTAATCCTCCCCAGTTGCTTTGATTGCGAATTACCCTTCCTCCTTACTTCCCTACAGTGGCTCTCTATCACATCTAGTTCTTCCCCTTTTTCTCCCATGACTTTTCCATCATTTCTATGGCACTTCTTCCCATGCCACCTGCTGTCCAAATGTttactttcccttccttttttatttctctttccctcATTGACCTCTGTACCTTCTTCCACATTGTTGTACAGCACTTGCAGCAGCTCTGTAATCTTGACTCACTTAGATACCTTCTGAGAATTCATATTTTtaacacttaaaaataataatcagactaGGCTCATTGCTTGCTATTCCTCTGTTTCTTTACTCCCTACATTACAGTTGCAGTGCTGCCTGCTACCTTAGCTACCACTTAGCTTCTGAccctgttccccatccctgggatctattacagtttgtttgtatGTCCTCTGTGTGAAGACTGCATCACTTGTACTAAGCACACTATCagcagtaaaacatcaaatactTGCATTAGTGACAAATGACTTTCGTTGTCAGTAAGTTTTCAGTGAGGTGCACTTTGAAAGAGTAAGAATTCTGTGAATTCTgaggtagtggttaagagtggtagacttgtaatttggcgaaccgggttcgcatctccgctcctccacatgcagctgctgggtgaccttgggccagtcacacttctttgaagtctctcagccccactcacctcacagagtgtttgttgtgggggaggaagggaaaggagaatgttagccactttgagactccttcgggtagtgataaagtgggatatgaaatccaaactcttcttcttcttcttcattggcaAAATATTAGGCGTCACTATTTCCTGTGGGCTCGTGGGttatttaaaagaataataaGCGCAGAGCATCCATATTTTGGGGCTAGTTCATATACCTCTTATTTCTatgtgcagaccctccaaatgttgactCTGCTCTTCTGGAAAAACTGAAGAAGGAACCTATAGTAGTAAAGGCAGGAAAGAATGCCATAGTGAAGATCCCATTTGAAGGCCGGAAGCCAGTCAGATCAACTTGGCTAAAGGATGAAGGAGAACTTCTGGATGATGCCAGGATCAGCACTGACTATTCAGACAACTTCACCCGACTCTCCATATCCAGTGCTAATCGGAAGGACTGTGGTGATTATAAAGTGAAACTGAAGAATGAGAGTGGAAGCACTGAAGCTACTCTCAAGCTGGTAGTTCTAGGTGAGAGACCCCAAGTATTTTAGCGATGAGGCATAAGACAACTTTATGGGGGCCTTTAAGGCCTGCATGTGGTGTCACACATTTGGAAGCTGAAGCATAGAGAGCATATTTtttggtaaagataaagggacccctgaccattaggtccagtcgcagacgactctggggttgtggcacacatcttgctttactggccaagggagccggcatacagtttccgggtcatgtggccagcatgacaaagccacttctggcgaaccagagcagtgcacggaaacaccatttaccttcccaccggaacggcacctattaatctacttgcactttgatgtggtttcgaactgctaggttgtcaggagctgggactgagcaatgggagctcaccccatcacggggattcgaaccgctgaccttctgatcggcaagccctaggctctgtagtttagaccacagcaccacccgcatccctatttatTGGTACATTGTGTCTATAAGCAGGTAGTTGCAGCGCAGGGCATGCACCAATTTTGATTAAGGttgaagacagacagacagacacagagagagagagagagagagagagagaggttgctcATAGCACAGAAAGTGCCTTTTGATAATAATGCTTGTCTCTAGCATatcagaaaataaaacatttttgccCCTCCCTGCTTGCTCTCTTACTTGATTATTACTGCTGCCTCCTCCTGTTGGAAATCACAGTGCCTACTGCAGGTTCGTTGAGATGGAAGCAGCCCAGCATCCTCCCATTCAAGCACCATGGCTGCAGAGCACTCCATTTCCCATGTGAAACCAGAAGTGGTAGCAGCAGTAATGTGTGGACAGGGACAAGAACGATATATTAACATTAGTATGCTACTGATAAATAGTATAAGAAAAAGTGCTGACAGATCATTTTTCTAGCactgcataagaagagccttgctggatcagatttGTTATCccacttcccacagtggccagctagcGTCAGGTacctctgggaagctcagaagcaggacatgagggcAATAACCCTCTCCTACTTTTgtttcccaggaactggtattcagaggcatgctaccTATCATCCCGGAAGTAAGATATAGCCATCACACAAACTAGAAGTCATTGTGAGCTCTCTTTTGATATTGCATCTGTCTCAACCTAAAACTTCTATCCACAAAACGTGAATCCTTGCATTTATCTTGTCCACTTAACTCAAAAGATATGGCAACCATGCCAATACCAAGCAGACACAAAAGACCTTTTTCCATAAGCTCTGTTTTGCTCCTCCATGCAGATAAGCCTCAACCACCAATGGGACCCATCGAAGTTGTGGACTGCTCCACAAATAGTATAACTATCCAGTGGAAGCCCCCCAAAGACGATGGTGGCAAACCAATCCAGAGTTATATTATTGAGAGGCAGCAGGTTGGCAGAAagacctgggtgaccttgggtaaGACCGATGGAAGCAGCACTGTCTTCACCACCAACAAAGTGGAACATG
The Podarcis raffonei isolate rPodRaf1 chromosome 6, rPodRaf1.pri, whole genome shotgun sequence DNA segment above includes these coding regions:
- the IGFN1 gene encoding immunoglobulin-like and fibronectin type III domain-containing protein 1 isoform X4, with amino-acid sequence MAGRRGVKTLKRSAVPGVTITQFVEDIPKGCSTPDFERKPITLTLQEGKNAIFRAVVKGEPQPEVFWKRNNEAVDDPQKYQISFSPATNEFILQVNKITADDADLYRCTAVNEYGEATCTAGLKIIQVGFKKKAKPTSSAPQTDLKKELQDFRKTLKKRTPSSAPKKEMDMEQIWQLLLNADKKDYEKICLKYGIVDFRGMLRKLQEMKKEREDKQAQYLLNLRNLRHVRVNEVQGNASFDLEMELKNPESRIYLYKDGQMINFGFDSENTKHCLRQVGKKYNFIINDLQPEDAGVYQIKVEDVDVFSTELEAESIPVSFRYPLGEVRCHEQGNAVFQCTLYEPCSNATWLHRDRILESNDKYEISVSEDGLTHRLIIKNTQASDKGTYTIDIGDRSSSAWLEVESKGKRKQTEGDSDDITGWRKKQLDEDRAKKLRQGQGRDEQDGQYKNGQAGEGESYGSLGKDGSLGRGGANRDGKMGQFAGVGTDMGGGHEFSGFAGGSSEHMGHTGNGAGGGMGGLGGMGSLHGKDAMLGGTGTGSGGAGGLQTSGGSTLNGASGPGAGFGGAGGVGGLYGKDGMVGGAGAGGVGGLYGKDGMLGGAGAGGAGSAGREGGLYGKDGMLGGGGGAGGVGGLYGKDGMLGGAGAGGVGGLYGKDGMLGGAGAGGAGGAGGVGGLYGKDGMLGGAGGAGGAGGLYGKDGMLGGAGAGGAGGLYGKDGMLAGAGAGGAGGAGVGGFYGKDGMLGGAGAGGAGGAGGAGGAGGAGGLYGKDGMLGGAGAGGAGGLYGKDGMLAGAGAGGAGGAGVGGLYGKDGMLGGAGAGGAGGFGGLYGKDGMLGGAGAGGATGAGGVGGLYGKDGMLGGAGAGGPGGAGGVGGTYGKDGMLGGAGTEGAGGVGGLYGKDGFLGGAGGLDGAGGVGGLCGKDGLPIGAGQLGGAGGVGGLYGKDGFLGSGGAGGMGGAGGVGGPYGKDGMLGRTGPDGPGGAGGVGGLYGKDGMLGGAGAGGPGGIGGVGGVGGAGGVGGLYGKDGMLGGAGAGGPGGAGGVGGLYGKDGMLGGAGAGGPGGAGGVGGLYGKDGMLGGAGAGRVGGAGGVGGLYGKDGMLGGAGAGGPGGAGGVGGLYGKDGMLGGAGIGGPGGTGGVGGLYGKDGMLDGAGAGGPGGAGGVGGLYGKDGVLGGAGAGGVGGLYGKDGVLGGAGAGAGAGAGGPGGTGGVGGLYGQDGVLGGAGAGGLGGTGGVGGLYDKDGVLGGAGAGGPGGAGGVGGLHGKDGMLAGTAAGGPGGAGGAGGAGGVGGLYGKDGMLGGAGGAGGVGGLYGKDGVLTGAGAGAGGPGGAGGVGGAGGVGGLYGKDGMLGGAGAGGLGGAGGAGGVGGLYGKDGMLGGAGAGGPGGAGGIGGLYGKDGMPSRPGIGGLGGAGGTDRLLDSTGVSGAEGMRGHHGKDGVLPGVGGVGLRGVGSTGDLYGQASTLHGTEGGGAGTELGGMGGMMDRTGGAGTKYGVSGEGYGEGGIGKDGRVSGTGAGGLSGEGWLDGRDGRLGGFGVGPGVRGVDGSLYENMSGIPGEEFLGYGQSSGLSDAGTHAGDRRRQLSNLDASQLTSSDISRTRDRKGRGGSLLEEDVRESHPRFNQGLFDLHAPKGKPAVLTCSLNNDQLEGTWFKDGFKITGQDGISIEKEGPVHKLLIDEVQDSHAGKYKFEAGGVRTEASIFVEDPPNVDSALLEKLKKEPIVVKAGKNAIVKIPFEGRKPVRSTWLKDEGELLDDARISTDYSDNFTRLSISSANRKDCGDYKVKLKNESGSTEATLKLVVLDKPQPPMGPIEVVDCSTNSITIQWKPPKDDGGKPIQSYIIERQQVGRKTWVTLGKTDGSSTVFTTNKVEHDKSYYFKVRAVNAEGTSEALESDEVMAATKAFPGPPAPPKIVSTSKGAVTLSWAAPHKTGNSRILGYRIEKCKKGSNSWTPVTDVPITDRKYTVTDLKEGLLYEFRVAAINAAGAGDVSAPSEAAFARDPMKPPGAVRDLKVISTDYCSISLSWTKPEAEEESHAKGYIIEMRHTDTLKWTQCNSLPIPITTYTVRGLKAREMYFLRVRAVNDGGFGEPVELDTCVQAVPPTVPPKLLVKDTTKSFMIVKAGDAIRVRIPFEASPPLEVVWLKDGLTLPAKATIATREGLSQLIIPGADFSDSGHYSITLQTERGNKETFSFLVQVLDVPESPGPIQLIEKVPDTVTLIWEPSPTEKREGTLNYMVMRRDSYKGSWQLVSDLIYTNKCTVSNFVPGREYYFRVQAKNCMGISEPSETVQPWIIHREKGKFAVRSPKYKGVNQSQPPRFLVPLKPHVVTLGFDCHMSCAVTGYPVPQVMWYKDGKNISQDPTFFSKNDFGVCSLVILGVTASDGGQYKVVAINELGQAVSKAEVTIKEPAF
- the IGFN1 gene encoding immunoglobulin-like and fibronectin type III domain-containing protein 1 isoform X31, with the translated sequence MAGRRGVKTLKRSAVPGVTITQFVEDIPKGCSTPDFERKPITLTLQEGKNAIFRAVVKGEPQPEVFWKRNNEAVDDPQKYQISFSPATNEFILQVNKITADDADLYRCTAVNEYGEATCTAGLKIIQVGFKKKAKPTSSAPQTDLKKELQDFRKTLKKRTPSSAPKKEMDMEQIWQLLLNADKKDYEKICLKYGIVDFRGMLRKLQEMKKEREDKQAQYLLNLRNLRHVRVNEVQGNASFDLEMELKNPESRIYLYKDGQMINFGFDSENTKHCLRQVGKKYNFIINDLQPEDAGVYQIKVEDVDVFSTELEAESIPVSFRYPLGEVRCHEQGNAVFQCTLYEPCSNATWLHRDRILESNDKYEISVSEDGLTHRLIIKNTQASDKGTYTIDIGDRSSSAWLEVESKGKRKQTEGDSDDITGWRKKQLDEDRAKKLRQGQGRDEQDGQYKNGQAGEGESYGSLGKDGSLGRGGANRDGKMGQFAGVGTDMGGGHEFSGFAGGSSEHMGHTGNGAGGGMGGLGGMGSLHGKDAMLGGTGTGSGGAGGLQTSGGSTLNGASGPGAGFGGAGGVGGLYGKDGMVGGAGAGGVGGLYGKDGMLGGAGAGGAGSAGREGGLYGKDGMLGGGGGAGGVGGLYGKDGMLGGAGAGGVGGLYGKDGMLGGAGAGGAGGAGGVGGLYGKDGMLGGAGGAGGAGGLYGKDGMLGGAGAGGAGGLYGKDGMLAGAGAGGAGGAGVGGFYGKDGMLGGAGAGGAGGAGGAGGAGGAGGLYGKDGMLGGAGTEGAGGVGGLYGKDGFLGGAGGLDGAGGVGGLCGKDGLPIGAGQLGGAGGVGGLYGKDGFLGSGGAGGMGGAGGVGGPYGKDGMLGRTGPDGPGGAGGVGGLYGKDGMLGGAGAGGPGGIGGVGGVGGAGGVGGLYGKDGMLGGAGAGGPGGAGGVGGLYGKDGMLGGAGAGGPGGAGGVGGLYGKDGMLGGAGAGRVGGAGGVGGLYGKDGMLGGAGAGGPGGAGGVGGLYGKDGMLGGAGIGGPGGTGGVGGLYGKDGMLDGAGAGGPGGAGGVGGLYGKDGVLGGAGAGGVGGLYGKDGVLGGAGAGAGAGAGGPGGTGGVGGLYGQDGVLGGAGAGGLGGTGGVGGLYDKDGVLGGAGAGGPGGAGGVGGLHGKDGMLAGTAAGGPGGAGGAGGAGGVGGLYGKDGMLGGAGGAGGVGGLYGKDGVLTGAGAGAGGPGGAGGVGGAGGVGGLYGKDGMLGGAGAGGLGGAGGAGGVGGLYGKDGMLGGAGAGGPGGAGGIGGLYGKDGMPSRPGIGGLGGAGGTDRLLDSTGVSGAEGMRGHHGKDGVLPGVGGVGLRGVGSTGDLYGQASTLHGTEGGGAGTELGGMGGMMDRTGGAGTKYGVSGEGYGEGGIGKDGRVSGTGAGGLSGEGWLDGRDGRLGGFGVGPGVRGVDGSLYENMSGIPGEEFLGYGQSSGLSDAGTHAGDRRRQLSNLDASQLTSSDISRTRDRKGRGGSLLEEDVRESHPRFNQGLFDLHAPKGKPAVLTCSLNNDQLEGTWFKDGFKITGQDGISIEKEGPVHKLLIDEVQDSHAGKYKFEAGGVRTEASIFVEDPPNVDSALLEKLKKEPIVVKAGKNAIVKIPFEGRKPVRSTWLKDEGELLDDARISTDYSDNFTRLSISSANRKDCGDYKVKLKNESGSTEATLKLVVLDKPQPPMGPIEVVDCSTNSITIQWKPPKDDGGKPIQSYIIERQQVGRKTWVTLGKTDGSSTVFTTNKVEHDKSYYFKVRAVNAEGTSEALESDEVMAATKAFPGPPAPPKIVSTSKGAVTLSWAAPHKTGNSRILGYRIEKCKKGSNSWTPVTDVPITDRKYTVTDLKEGLLYEFRVAAINAAGAGDVSAPSEAAFARDPMKPPGAVRDLKVISTDYCSISLSWTKPEAEEESHAKGYIIEMRHTDTLKWTQCNSLPIPITTYTVRGLKAREMYFLRVRAVNDGGFGEPVELDTCVQAVPPTVPPKLLVKDTTKSFMIVKAGDAIRVRIPFEASPPLEVVWLKDGLTLPAKATIATREGLSQLIIPGADFSDSGHYSITLQTERGNKETFSFLVQVLDVPESPGPIQLIEKVPDTVTLIWEPSPTEKREGTLNYMVMRRDSYKGSWQLVSDLIYTNKCTVSNFVPGREYYFRVQAKNCMGISEPSETVQPWIIHREKGKFAVRSPKYKGVNQSQPPRFLVPLKPHVVTLGFDCHMSCAVTGYPVPQVMWYKDGKNISQDPTFFSKNDFGVCSLVILGVTASDGGQYKVVAINELGQAVSKAEVTIKEPAF
- the IGFN1 gene encoding immunoglobulin-like and fibronectin type III domain-containing protein 1 isoform X43; this translates as MAGRRGVKTLKRSAVPGVTITQFVEDIPKGCSTPDFERKPITLTLQEGKNAIFRAVVKGEPQPEVFWKRNNEAVDDPQKYQISFSPATNEFILQVNKITADDADLYRCTAVNEYGEATCTAGLKIIQVGFKKKAKPTSSAPQTDLKKELQDFRKTLKKRTPSSAPKKEMDMEQIWQLLLNADKKDYEKICLKYGIVDFRGMLRKLQEMKKEREDKQAQYLLNLRNLRHVRVNEVQGNASFDLEMELKNPESRIYLYKDGQMINFGFDSENTKHCLRQVGKKYNFIINDLQPEDAGVYQIKVEDVDVFSTELEAESIPVSFRYPLGEVRCHEQGNAVFQCTLYEPCSNATWLHRDRILESNDKYEISVSEDGLTHRLIIKNTQASDKGTYTIDIGDRSSSAWLEVESKGKRKQTEGDSDDITGWRKKQLDEDRAKKLRQGQGRDEQDGQYKNGQAGEGESYGSLGKDGSLGRGGANRDGKMGQFAGVGTDMGGGHEFSGFAGGSSEHMGHTGNGAGGGMGGLGGMGSLHGKDAMLGGTGTGSGGAGGLQTSGGSTLNGASGPGAGFGGAGGVGGLYGKDGMVGGAGAGGVGGLYGKDGMLGGAGAGGAGSAGREGGLYGKDGMLGGGGGAGGVGGLYGKDGMLGGAGAGGVGGLYGKDGMLGGAGAGGAGGAGGVGGLYGKDGMLGGAGGAGGAGGLYGKDGMLGGAGAGGAGGLYGKDGMLAGAGAGGAGGAGVGGFYGKDGMLGGAGAGGAGGAGGAGGAGGAGGLYGKDGMLGGAGAGGAGGLYGKDGMLAGAGAGGAGGAGVGGLYGKDGMLGGAGAGGAGAGGPGGAGGVGGLYGKDGMLGGAGAGGPGGAGGVGGLYGKDGMLGGAGAGRVGGAGGVGGLYGKDGMLGGAGAGGPGGAGGVGGLYGKDGMLGGAGIGGPGGTGGVGGLYGKDGMLDGAGAGGPGGAGGVGGLYGKDGVLGGAGAGGVGGLYGKDGVLGGAGAGAGAGAGGPGGTGGVGGLYGQDGVLGGAGAGGLGGTGGVGGLYDKDGVLGGAGAGGPGGAGGVGGLHGKDGMLAGTAAGGPGGAGGAGGAGGVGGLYGKDGMLGGAGGAGGVGGLYGKDGVLTGAGAGAGGPGGAGGVGGAGGVGGLYGKDGMLGGAGAGGLGGAGGAGGVGGLYGKDGMLGGAGAGGPGGAGGIGGLYGKDGMPSRPGIGGLGGAGGTDRLLDSTGVSGAEGMRGHHGKDGVLPGVGGVGLRGVGSTGDLYGQASTLHGTEGGGAGTELGGMGGMMDRTGGAGTKYGVSGEGYGEGGIGKDGRVSGTGAGGLSGEGWLDGRDGRLGGFGVGPGVRGVDGSLYENMSGIPGEEFLGYGQSSGLSDAGTHAGDRRRQLSNLDASQLTSSDISRTRDRKGRGGSLLEEDVRESHPRFNQGLFDLHAPKGKPAVLTCSLNNDQLEGTWFKDGFKITGQDGISIEKEGPVHKLLIDEVQDSHAGKYKFEAGGVRTEASIFVEDPPNVDSALLEKLKKEPIVVKAGKNAIVKIPFEGRKPVRSTWLKDEGELLDDARISTDYSDNFTRLSISSANRKDCGDYKVKLKNESGSTEATLKLVVLDKPQPPMGPIEVVDCSTNSITIQWKPPKDDGGKPIQSYIIERQQVGRKTWVTLGKTDGSSTVFTTNKVEHDKSYYFKVRAVNAEGTSEALESDEVMAATKAFPGPPAPPKIVSTSKGAVTLSWAAPHKTGNSRILGYRIEKCKKGSNSWTPVTDVPITDRKYTVTDLKEGLLYEFRVAAINAAGAGDVSAPSEAAFARDPMKPPGAVRDLKVISTDYCSISLSWTKPEAEEESHAKGYIIEMRHTDTLKWTQCNSLPIPITTYTVRGLKAREMYFLRVRAVNDGGFGEPVELDTCVQAVPPTVPPKLLVKDTTKSFMIVKAGDAIRVRIPFEASPPLEVVWLKDGLTLPAKATIATREGLSQLIIPGADFSDSGHYSITLQTERGNKETFSFLVQVLDVPESPGPIQLIEKVPDTVTLIWEPSPTEKREGTLNYMVMRRDSYKGSWQLVSDLIYTNKCTVSNFVPGREYYFRVQAKNCMGISEPSETVQPWIIHREKGKFAVRSPKYKGVNQSQPPRFLVPLKPHVVTLGFDCHMSCAVTGYPVPQVMWYKDGKNISQDPTFFSKNDFGVCSLVILGVTASDGGQYKVVAINELGQAVSKAEVTIKEPAF